A stretch of Desulfobacter hydrogenophilus DNA encodes these proteins:
- the fmt gene encoding methionyl-tRNA formyltransferase — protein sequence MKNTRIVFMGTPEFSVPALKTLAKEPGFDVLLAVTQPDRPKGRGKKLSPSAVKQAARDLGIDVYQPEKINTPEGIDRLSGLEPDYFVVVAFGQILSRQVLDIPKTYPINIHASLLPKYRGAAPIQAAVLNMDEQTGVSTMVMAEKMDAGDILLMETTPVKTEDTASTLHDRLSQMGADLIIKTIHGIEQKKIIPVPQDHSKASYVSMLKKSDGRINWHSSAKAICAHINAMTPWPGAFTELCGKRLKIFKAVVSSTPMQTSSPPGTVVRSSDKGLFVAAGDDGVVQVLELMGNSGKRLDVAAFLCGNKIDLPACFQ from the coding sequence ATGAAAAACACCCGCATTGTTTTTATGGGAACCCCGGAATTCTCTGTCCCGGCGCTAAAGACCCTGGCAAAAGAGCCGGGGTTTGACGTTTTACTGGCAGTGACCCAGCCGGACCGCCCCAAAGGTCGTGGAAAAAAACTTAGCCCTTCCGCAGTCAAGCAAGCCGCACGGGACCTTGGCATTGACGTTTACCAACCCGAAAAAATCAATACCCCGGAAGGAATAGATCGGCTTTCCGGTCTTGAACCGGACTATTTTGTCGTGGTTGCCTTTGGACAGATCCTTTCACGGCAGGTGCTGGATATTCCCAAGACCTATCCCATAAATATCCACGCCTCCCTTTTGCCAAAATACCGGGGGGCCGCCCCCATCCAGGCGGCTGTTTTAAACATGGATGAACAGACCGGTGTGAGCACCATGGTCATGGCTGAAAAAATGGATGCAGGCGATATTCTGTTGATGGAAACAACGCCTGTGAAAACTGAAGATACTGCATCAACGCTGCATGACAGATTATCTCAGATGGGTGCCGACCTTATTATCAAAACCATCCACGGCATTGAACAAAAAAAAATTATCCCCGTTCCTCAGGATCACTCAAAAGCAAGTTATGTATCCATGCTTAAAAAATCAGACGGCCGCATTAACTGGCACAGTAGTGCCAAGGCCATCTGCGCCCACATCAATGCCATGACACCCTGGCCTGGTGCCTTTACGGAACTTTGCGGGAAACGCCTTAAAATTTTTAAAGCCGTTGTGTCATCCACACCCATGCAAACGTCCTCCCCGCCGGGCACCGTTGTCAGGAGCAGCGATAAGGGCCTGTTTGTGGCTGCGGGAGACGACGGTGTTGTCCAGGTGCTTGAATTAATGGGGAACTCAGGAAAACGTCTTGATGTAGCCGCATTTCTTTGTGGAAATAAAATTGACCTGCCGGCCTGTTTTCAATGA
- the def gene encoding peptide deformylase, whose product MAILDIVTFPEPSLKKASVPVESIDDELKTFIEDMGETMFHDAGVGLAAPQVGINRRVIVYDPHAGEEQTDPENKTFTPLINPEILSKSKETFISESEGCLSVVDYRSDVRRHSSVTVRAMNIDGETIEFDAQGLMSVIMQHEIDHLDGILFIDRISTLKRAMYTKKRLKQLKNKK is encoded by the coding sequence ATGGCTATTCTTGATATTGTCACGTTTCCCGAACCCTCTCTAAAAAAGGCATCAGTGCCTGTTGAAAGCATTGATGACGAGTTGAAAACGTTTATTGAGGATATGGGTGAGACTATGTTCCATGACGCGGGTGTCGGCCTTGCCGCCCCCCAGGTCGGGATCAATCGCCGGGTTATTGTTTATGACCCCCATGCAGGAGAGGAACAAACAGACCCTGAAAACAAAACATTTACCCCACTTATTAATCCTGAGATCCTATCCAAATCCAAAGAAACCTTTATATCTGAAAGCGAAGGATGCTTAAGTGTTGTTGACTACAGGTCTGATGTCAGACGGCATTCAAGTGTCACTGTGCGGGCCATGAATATTGACGGTGAAACCATTGAATTTGATGCCCAGGGGCTTATGTCCGTAATCATGCAGCATGAAATTGACCACCTTGACGGAATCCTGTTCATTGACAGAATTTCTACATTAAAACGGGCTATGTATACGAAAAAACGGTTAAAACAATTGAAAAACAAAAAATGA
- a CDS encoding bifunctional riboflavin kinase/FAD synthetase: MELIEDLNQIKAPFNNAVVTIGNFDGVHKGHQALLNQVIQRGAQAGGTSIAMTFEPHPLRALGLSSPPLITRRDQKIELIESSGIDVLLCLPFDKAFAQISAQEFIKDILVKKIGMKTIVIGPDYTFGKNRIGNIELLKTKGEELGYETIVPDWIKDVETDTKRISSTRIRKLVMDGHVDRAKHYLGRFYQIRGKVIKGRKRGGSQLGFPTANIKLYDELCPKFGVYAVTVETVHGNFKGVANIGFSPTFGDEMFTIEVHIIDFKEDIYDSRIRVNMVERLRDEIKFSNIEQLSDQIRKDVQKAKEILK; this comes from the coding sequence ATGGAATTAATTGAAGATTTAAATCAGATTAAGGCCCCCTTTAATAACGCTGTTGTTACCATTGGTAATTTTGACGGTGTGCACAAAGGTCACCAGGCGCTGTTGAACCAGGTGATCCAAAGGGGTGCCCAGGCCGGCGGCACCAGCATAGCCATGACATTTGAACCGCATCCGTTAAGAGCCTTGGGCCTTTCCAGCCCCCCTCTGATCACCCGGCGGGACCAAAAAATAGAACTGATAGAATCATCAGGCATAGACGTACTGCTTTGCCTGCCCTTTGATAAGGCCTTTGCACAGATATCAGCCCAGGAATTCATTAAAGATATTCTTGTAAAAAAAATCGGTATGAAAACCATTGTTATCGGTCCTGATTATACCTTTGGCAAAAACAGGATCGGCAATATTGAGCTTTTAAAAACCAAGGGTGAAGAACTTGGGTATGAGACCATTGTACCGGACTGGATAAAAGATGTTGAAACCGACACCAAGCGCATTTCCAGCACAAGAATCAGAAAACTTGTCATGGACGGGCATGTGGACCGGGCAAAGCACTATCTTGGGCGGTTCTACCAAATCCGGGGAAAGGTTATAAAAGGACGCAAGCGCGGCGGCAGTCAGCTTGGATTTCCCACGGCCAACATAAAACTTTATGATGAACTGTGCCCCAAGTTCGGAGTTTATGCGGTAACAGTAGAAACCGTTCATGGCAACTTCAAGGGCGTGGCAAATATTGGTTTTTCCCCGACCTTTGGGGATGAAATGTTTACCATTGAAGTTCATATCATTGATTTTAAAGAAGATATATACGACTCTCGGATACGCGTTAATATGGTTGAACGACTCCGGGATGAGATTAAATTTTCAAATATTGAGCAGCTGTCCGACCAGATCAGGAAGGATGTTCAAAAGGCAAAGGAAATTTTAAAATAA
- a CDS encoding putative bifunctional diguanylate cyclase/phosphodiesterase, with protein MDKLRRSLRSNVKLMKSEITRYALFGTLIAFGAVILATAINAHLQSGQITFETLIKAQQTNVTLWFMDAMPFIFAFWGQYTSTIMAYEASSMVMDQTADLRNLNVKLEHKAVHDATHDALTGLPNRALLYDRLNHAIQIASRRKAGLVMMLLNLDEFKQINETLGHYSGDQLLCQVVSRLQIIIRKSDTLARVGGDEFAILLDMSTHREMVLNIVKKLQKIFMEPFSIEGLNIEVMASIGIASFPDHGSEADAIMQRASLALVNAKQNTKRFAVYNKEMEKGSPRHITMMGELRHAIDTSELMVYYQPKVNLGQARVSSVEALVRWQHPEHGFLSPDEFIPMAERTGLIRPLTIWVLNTALKQGEQWYKKGLKIGVAVNLSPAALLDTELPNVIVGMLSLYEIPARYIALEVTEGSMIKDPDLALKILNRLAELGIKISIDDFGTGYSSLAYLKKLPAKELKIDKSFVIDMLESESDAVIVKSIIDLGHNLSMKVVAEGVENKETAMKLKALGCDILQGFYFSKALDHEALIHWLGKNGDPTSHLYAL; from the coding sequence ATGGACAAATTACGACGGTCCCTTCGCTCCAACGTCAAACTCATGAAGTCCGAGATTACCCGCTATGCGTTGTTCGGCACCCTTATAGCCTTTGGTGCTGTTATCCTGGCCACGGCCATCAATGCCCATCTCCAGTCAGGGCAAATTACCTTTGAAACCCTGATTAAGGCACAGCAGACCAACGTCACCCTCTGGTTCATGGATGCCATGCCCTTTATATTTGCCTTCTGGGGCCAGTACACCAGCACAATCATGGCCTATGAGGCAAGCTCCATGGTCATGGATCAGACCGCGGATTTGCGAAATCTCAACGTTAAACTTGAACATAAAGCGGTACACGACGCCACCCACGACGCCCTCACCGGCCTGCCCAACCGTGCGCTGCTTTACGACAGGCTGAACCATGCCATCCAGATAGCATCCAGGCGTAAAGCTGGCCTGGTGATGATGCTTCTAAATCTTGACGAATTCAAGCAGATTAATGAGACCCTGGGCCATTACAGTGGGGACCAGCTCCTGTGCCAGGTCGTTTCCCGGCTCCAAATCATCATAAGAAAGTCCGATACCCTTGCCAGGGTTGGTGGTGATGAGTTTGCCATTCTTCTGGATATGAGCACCCACAGGGAAATGGTACTCAATATTGTCAAAAAACTGCAGAAAATATTTATGGAACCCTTTTCCATAGAAGGGCTTAACATAGAGGTTATGGCCAGTATCGGTATCGCATCTTTCCCGGATCACGGCAGCGAAGCCGATGCCATCATGCAACGGGCAAGTCTGGCCCTGGTCAACGCCAAGCAGAATACCAAGAGATTTGCCGTATACAATAAAGAGATGGAAAAGGGTAGCCCAAGACACATCACCATGATGGGGGAGCTGCGACACGCCATCGACACCAGTGAACTGATGGTTTATTATCAGCCCAAAGTTAATCTGGGCCAGGCCCGGGTCAGCAGTGTCGAAGCCCTGGTTCGCTGGCAACACCCCGAGCACGGATTCCTTTCACCGGACGAATTCATCCCCATGGCCGAACGGACCGGGCTGATCCGGCCCCTGACCATCTGGGTACTAAATACAGCACTTAAACAAGGGGAGCAATGGTATAAAAAAGGACTTAAAATAGGCGTAGCCGTCAATTTGAGTCCTGCCGCTCTTTTGGATACGGAACTGCCTAACGTCATCGTGGGTATGCTCTCCCTTTATGAAATCCCGGCCAGGTACATTGCCCTTGAGGTCACCGAGGGGTCCATGATCAAAGACCCGGACCTGGCCCTGAAAATTCTCAACAGGCTGGCGGAACTGGGCATTAAGATCTCCATTGATGATTTCGGCACTGGATATTCGTCCCTGGCCTATTTGAAAAAACTGCCGGCAAAGGAATTGAAAATAGATAAATCATTTGTTATTGACATGCTGGAAAGTGAGAGTGATGCCGTCATTGTCAAGTCCATCATTGACCTGGGCCATAACCTGAGCATGAAAGTGGTTGCTGAAGGGGTTGAAAATAAAGAGACTGCTATGAAATTGAAAGCATTGGGATGCGATATCCTCCAGGGATTTTACTTTTCCAAAGCCCTGGACCATGAGGCCTTGATCCATTGGCTAGGTAAAAACGGCGATCCAACTAGTCACCTTTATGCCTTGTAA
- a CDS encoding DUF4956 domain-containing protein, whose amino-acid sequence MIDALTLQNSSANTSFITALYTLLIAFLLSTLIALVYEKTFRGLSYSRNFVQALILSAIVAATVMQAIGDSLASGLGMMGALAIIRFRTSFKDPRDIIFMFASLASGIATGVGGYDIAIVGTVGFCLAAVILYHSPFGQNSYYDGMLRFNMENDSDSKKKLNHILQNNCKIFALITLRDIAQGSRLDYAYHIKMKYKKGKEELLEELNGIGHIKGVSLLLQETTVEL is encoded by the coding sequence ATGATTGATGCACTAACCCTTCAAAACAGCTCTGCAAATACGTCATTCATCACGGCACTTTATACGCTGCTGATCGCGTTTCTTCTCTCTACCCTCATTGCCCTGGTGTATGAAAAGACTTTTCGGGGTCTTTCCTACTCAAGGAATTTTGTACAGGCTTTGATTCTCAGCGCCATCGTGGCTGCCACGGTGATGCAGGCCATTGGCGACAGCCTTGCAAGCGGTCTTGGTATGATGGGAGCACTGGCCATCATACGCTTTCGTACCAGCTTCAAGGATCCAAGGGATATCATTTTTATGTTTGCGTCGCTGGCTTCCGGCATTGCCACCGGAGTAGGGGGCTACGATATTGCCATTGTGGGAACGGTTGGATTTTGCCTGGCCGCCGTTATCCTTTACCACTCTCCTTTTGGGCAGAATAGTTACTATGACGGCATGTTGCGATTTAACATGGAAAATGATTCGGATAGCAAGAAGAAACTCAATCACATCCTGCAAAATAACTGCAAGATCTTTGCACTGATCACCCTGCGTGATATTGCTCAAGGCAGTCGTCTCGACTATGCCTATCACATTAAAATGAAATATAAAAAAGGCAAAGAGGAACTGCTGGAGGAACTCAATGGCATCGGACACATCAAAGGCGTCAGCCTCCTGTTGCAGGAAACTACGGTGGAATTGTAA
- a CDS encoding polyphosphate polymerase domain-containing protein: MKKSNQQEMPSLLERHELKYLIPFSLVDDISDFLSIYCSKDKYSENSEDGFYDVYSLYFDSPDFLFLRKRLEGAENRFNMRIRTYNIDSGMPCFFEIKQKRNRIVRKYRAVIHDPLWPQALETSLHPLEGFQSEKDALNADLFIRLLCSYQAAPRVLTHYRRKAFISEVDDYARVTFDINLRCQLEEQFNLTPDEAQMNAYDNETVFDPDCCVILELKCYSTQVPLWMLDLIRYFDLKQGCFSKYSASIHQVFGNFQYDMGDRLAGSVSASVGWG, translated from the coding sequence ATGAAAAAGTCCAATCAACAGGAGATGCCGTCGCTTCTTGAACGCCATGAATTAAAGTACCTGATTCCTTTTTCCCTGGTGGATGACATCTCTGATTTTCTCTCCATTTATTGTTCAAAGGACAAATATTCCGAAAATTCGGAGGATGGATTCTACGATGTCTACAGCCTTTACTTCGACTCTCCTGACTTTTTGTTTCTGAGAAAACGGCTGGAAGGCGCCGAAAATCGTTTCAATATGCGCATTCGTACATATAATATTGATTCCGGAATGCCCTGCTTCTTTGAAATTAAACAGAAACGAAACCGCATTGTCCGAAAATATCGGGCTGTGATTCATGATCCCCTGTGGCCACAGGCTCTGGAAACTTCACTACACCCATTGGAGGGGTTTCAGAGTGAAAAAGATGCGTTAAATGCTGACCTTTTTATCCGTCTGCTTTGTTCCTACCAAGCAGCGCCAAGGGTGCTAACCCATTATCGGCGAAAAGCGTTTATCTCAGAGGTGGATGATTATGCACGGGTAACCTTTGATATAAACTTAAGGTGTCAACTTGAAGAGCAGTTCAATCTCACCCCGGATGAAGCCCAAATGAATGCCTACGACAATGAAACGGTTTTTGATCCTGACTGTTGTGTCATCCTGGAACTGAAGTGCTATTCAACCCAGGTACCTTTGTGGATGCTGGATCTCATCCGATATTTTGATCTGAAGCAGGGATGTTTTTCCAAATATTCCGCAAGCATCCATCAGGTTTTTGGCAACTTTCAGTATGACATGGGAGACCGACTGGCTGGTTCGGTCTCAGCAAGTGTGGGATGGGGATGA
- a CDS encoding dockerin type I domain-containing protein — MVSDEISGDLNDDGIVDLSDLKILRKFFKQSSNNCEKCDLNNDGMITVRDAIKLIRMCTCSKCNCD; from the coding sequence CTGGTTTCCGATGAGATTTCAGGTGATCTTAACGATGATGGAATCGTCGATCTCTCAGACCTCAAAATTTTAAGAAAATTCTTCAAGCAGTCATCAAACAATTGCGAGAAATGCGATCTCAATAATGACGGTATGATTACCGTCAGGGATGCCATAAAGCTGATTAGAATGTGCACCTGTTCGAAATGTAATTGCGATTAG
- a CDS encoding CotH kinase family protein, whose product MTFEESNWDQLLDDLYAAGDEERLEGTAVINGTTYENVGVRYKGNSSYRAEQIKNPLNIKLDYINDDQTLDGYGTLKLANVCNDPSFVREVLSYEIARKYMPASQANFIDVYINSTHLGLYTSVQDVDNFFLENHFGSKNNPFFKGDTENIFDSADVWGYLGENEADYYEYYEIKSDDGWDELINFFNIFNNSTSQVEDVLDVDRLLWMPAFDILTVNLDSPVNVAHNFYMYQDGAGRFNPIIWDLNKNFGAFSMLINGPPLNVSGMQSLDPFLNEENPSYPILNKILTNDTYKKMYVAHMKTIIEENFEDDWYTTRAFEIQNIIDAYVEYDNNKFYTYDEFLNNIEYSSGFGPNGIVGIAELMSSRITYIQSQSEFQASAPLILNIIEPTDVSSNSTIWIIAQVNDADLVQLGYRQSGRFVKVPMFDDGSHQDGAENDGVYGVSISVGSGDLNYYIYAENRNAAAFSPVRAEYEFYTVSVADAPGDIVINEFMADNETSVTDQDDEYDDWIELYNNTDSDISLKGWSLSDDAAEPDLWVFPDISIPANGYLIVWADNDEAQDGLHTNFKLSAFGETILLSSPDLTVMDEITFEEQTPDLSMARFPNGTGEFNQMEPTFLSKTTWFPMRFQVILTMMESSISQTSKF is encoded by the coding sequence ATCACCTTTGAAGAATCCAACTGGGACCAACTACTTGATGACCTGTATGCAGCAGGAGATGAAGAACGGTTAGAGGGGACGGCTGTCATCAACGGCACGACCTATGAAAACGTCGGGGTTCGATATAAGGGGAACAGCAGTTATCGAGCCGAACAGATCAAAAATCCTTTGAATATTAAACTTGATTATATTAATGACGACCAGACGCTGGACGGCTACGGAACCCTTAAGCTTGCAAACGTTTGTAATGACCCAAGCTTTGTCCGGGAAGTGCTCAGCTATGAAATCGCCAGAAAATACATGCCGGCATCCCAGGCAAATTTCATCGATGTTTATATAAACAGCACCCACCTGGGGCTCTATACCAGCGTTCAGGATGTTGATAACTTTTTTCTTGAAAATCATTTCGGAAGTAAAAACAATCCCTTTTTTAAAGGAGATACCGAAAATATATTTGATTCAGCAGATGTGTGGGGGTATCTGGGCGAAAACGAAGCCGATTATTATGAGTATTACGAAATAAAGTCGGATGACGGCTGGGATGAGCTGATCAATTTCTTTAATATTTTTAACAATTCCACATCCCAGGTTGAGGATGTGCTGGATGTGGATCGCCTTTTGTGGATGCCGGCGTTTGATATTTTGACAGTGAATCTGGATTCGCCGGTCAACGTCGCCCATAACTTTTATATGTACCAGGATGGGGCTGGCCGGTTTAATCCGATTATATGGGATTTAAATAAAAATTTCGGGGCGTTCAGTATGCTGATCAACGGACCGCCTTTAAATGTCAGCGGCATGCAGTCGCTGGACCCTTTTTTGAACGAAGAGAATCCGTCTTATCCCATTTTGAATAAAATCCTGACCAACGACACCTATAAAAAGATGTACGTCGCACATATGAAAACCATCATTGAGGAAAACTTTGAAGATGACTGGTACACAACCCGGGCATTTGAAATTCAAAATATCATTGATGCCTATGTAGAGTATGATAACAACAAGTTTTATACATATGACGAATTTTTGAACAATATTGAATATTCATCCGGCTTCGGCCCCAATGGAATCGTGGGGATCGCCGAGCTCATGTCATCAAGAATCACTTATATTCAGTCCCAGTCCGAATTCCAAGCTTCTGCACCGCTTATCTTGAATATTATAGAGCCAACGGATGTATCCTCAAATTCCACTATTTGGATTATAGCCCAGGTAAATGATGCTGATTTGGTCCAGCTGGGATACCGGCAAAGCGGCCGTTTTGTGAAAGTGCCCATGTTTGATGACGGCAGCCATCAGGACGGGGCTGAAAATGATGGTGTCTACGGCGTTTCAATATCTGTCGGGTCAGGGGATCTTAACTATTATATCTATGCGGAGAACCGCAATGCCGCTGCATTTTCTCCGGTGCGTGCGGAATATGAATTTTATACGGTATCTGTCGCAGATGCTCCGGGAGATATAGTGATCAACGAATTCATGGCTGATAACGAAACCAGTGTCACGGATCAGGATGATGAGTATGACGACTGGATCGAACTGTACAACAACACGGATAGTGATATTTCCCTGAAAGGCTGGTCTCTCAGCGATGACGCTGCCGAGCCCGACCTGTGGGTTTTCCCTGACATCTCCATTCCTGCCAACGGATACTTGATCGTCTGGGCAGACAATGATGAGGCACAGGATGGATTGCATACAAATTTCAAGCTTTCCGCATTCGGCGAAACCATTTTATTGTCATCCCCTGACCTGACCGTCATGGATGAAATCACTTTCGAGGAACAAACTCCGGATCTGAGTATGGCCCGTTTCCCCAATGGTACCGGTGAGTTCAACCAGATGGAGCCTACCTTTCTGTCAAAAACAACCTGGTTTCCGATGAGATTTCAGGTGATCTTAACGATGATGGAATCGTCGATCTCTCAGACCTCAAAATTTTAA